In Arthrobacter citreus, a single genomic region encodes these proteins:
- the pta gene encoding phosphate acetyltransferase: MSNLFESIKQKVSGKGISIVLPEGLDERILTAADRLAKEEVLKPILIGNVESVKEKASSLGLELQGVEILDPSTYEKMEELVASFVERRKGKATEEQARKALLDPNYFGTMLVYANKANGLVSGATHSTADTVRPALQIIKTKPGVTKTSGVFIMVREDEKYVFADCAINIAPNSQDLAEIAIESAKTAKLFDIEPKIAMLSFSTKGSAKSPETEKVAEAVKIAKELAPELTLDGEFQFDAAFVPSVAKSKAPDSVIKGDANTFVFPSLEAGNIGYKIAQRLGNFEAIGPILQGLNMPVNDLSRGCNSEDVYKLSIITAAQSL, encoded by the coding sequence ATGAGTAATCTATTTGAAAGCATTAAGCAAAAAGTATCAGGTAAAGGTATTTCAATTGTTTTACCAGAAGGTTTAGATGAGAGAATCTTAACAGCAGCTGATAGACTAGCAAAAGAAGAAGTACTAAAACCAATTTTAATAGGTAATGTAGAAAGCGTTAAAGAAAAAGCAAGTAGTTTAGGCTTAGAGCTTCAAGGAGTAGAAATTTTAGACCCATCTACTTATGAAAAAATGGAAGAACTAGTTGCTTCTTTTGTTGAGCGTCGCAAAGGAAAAGCAACAGAAGAGCAAGCACGTAAAGCACTATTAGATCCGAACTACTTCGGAACAATGCTAGTTTATGCAAATAAAGCGAATGGGCTAGTTAGTGGTGCAACACATTCAACTGCAGACACAGTACGTCCAGCACTTCAAATTATTAAAACTAAACCAGGTGTTACAAAAACATCAGGTGTATTTATTATGGTTCGTGAAGATGAAAAATACGTATTTGCAGACTGTGCGATTAACATTGCCCCAAATAGCCAAGACTTAGCTGAAATTGCTATTGAAAGTGCAAAAACAGCAAAATTATTTGATATTGAACCAAAAATTGCAATGTTAAGCTTTTCAACAAAAGGTTCAGCAAAATCACCTGAAACTGAAAAAGTTGCTGAAGCGGTTAAAATTGCAAAAGAACTTGCACCTGAATTAACTTTAGATGGTGAGTTCCAATTTGATGCTGCGTTTGTACCATCTGTAGCAAAAAGTAAAGCACCAGATTCAGTTATTAAAGGTGATGCTAATACATTCGTATTCCCAAGCTTAGAAGCAGGAAACATTGGTTATAAAATTGCTCAACGATTAGGTAATTTCGAAGCAATCGGACCAATCTTACAAGGACTAAATATGCCTGTTAATGACCTATCTCGTGGTTGTAACAGTGAAGACGTTTATAAATTATCAATTATTACTGCTGCTCAGTCACTGTAA
- a CDS encoding heme-dependent peroxidase encodes MSEAAKTLDGWYCLHDFRSMDWHAFKQLSSDERQLAITEFQQVFSKWNQVADAGEGSHAIYNILGQKADMMFMVLRPTMDELLHIETEINKTTLSQFMIPTYSYVSVVELSNYLSEEDGDPYQNPHVRSRLYPALPKSQYVCFYPMDKKREGEDNWYMLPSGARKEMMYSHGKIGRGYAGKVKQIITGSVGFDDYEWGVTLFAEDVLQFKKLIYEMRFDEVSARYGVFGSFFVGTILKEDAFSKYLYV; translated from the coding sequence ATGAGTGAAGCTGCAAAAACTTTAGATGGTTGGTATTGTTTACATGACTTTAGAAGTATGGATTGGCATGCTTTTAAACAATTAAGCAGTGATGAGCGTCAATTAGCGATCACAGAATTCCAACAAGTATTCTCAAAATGGAATCAAGTTGCCGATGCTGGTGAAGGTAGCCATGCTATTTACAACATTTTAGGTCAAAAGGCAGATATGATGTTTATGGTTTTACGACCTACTATGGATGAATTACTACATATTGAAACAGAAATAAACAAAACTACACTGTCTCAATTTATGATTCCTACTTATTCATACGTTTCTGTAGTTGAATTAAGTAATTACTTAAGCGAAGAAGATGGTGATCCATATCAAAATCCTCATGTTCGCTCTAGACTTTACCCTGCATTACCAAAATCTCAGTATGTATGCTTCTATCCAATGGATAAAAAGCGTGAAGGTGAAGATAACTGGTACATGCTTCCTTCAGGAGCTCGTAAAGAAATGATGTACAGCCACGGAAAAATTGGACGAGGTTACGCTGGAAAAGTTAAACAAATCATTACTGGTTCAGTTGGATTTGATGATTACGAGTGGGGCGTTACACTATTTGCTGAAGATGTACTTCAGTTCAAAAAATTAATTTATGAAATGCGCTTTGATGAAGTAAGTGCACGTTATGGTGTATTTGGTTCATTCTTTGTTGGAACGATCTTAAAAGAAGACGCATTCTCAAAATATCTTTACGTATAA
- a CDS encoding cell wall hydrolase has protein sequence MAVIRYTEAEVSLLARLMRAEAEGEGKEGMLMVGNVCVNRVLCDCLDFRDIRSLTDMVYQNPGGFEAVQKSYFYQRARDQDIELSRKVIAGQRFWPATYGLWFFRPAGSCPGTWFNQKLAGRYKSHCFYQPTSQDCPKVYSV, from the coding sequence ATGGCTGTAATTCGTTATACCGAAGCTGAAGTTTCATTGCTTGCAAGATTAATGCGTGCTGAAGCTGAAGGCGAAGGTAAAGAAGGTATGTTAATGGTTGGAAATGTCTGTGTTAACAGGGTTTTATGTGACTGCTTAGATTTTAGAGATATTCGGAGTCTAACAGATATGGTTTATCAGAATCCTGGTGGTTTTGAAGCCGTGCAAAAATCATACTTTTATCAACGTGCACGCGATCAAGATATTGAACTTTCTAGAAAAGTAATAGCAGGACAACGTTTTTGGCCTGCAACTTATGGCCTATGGTTCTTCCGCCCGGCAGGCTCATGCCCAGGAACTTGGTTTAACCAAAAACTAGCAGGAAGATATAAGTCACATTGCTTTTACCAACCAACTTCTCAAGATTGTCCGAAAGTTTACAGTGTTTAA
- the gerQ gene encoding spore coat protein GerQ: MITQQGQVTTPAGLFEQSYVENILRANRGKIATVYMTFTGHQQQVFVGYIMGAGRDHIVLRDVNSTKTFVLLTIYLDYVTFDEEIALPYQL, translated from the coding sequence ATGATCACTCAGCAGGGTCAAGTTACCACCCCGGCTGGTCTTTTTGAACAATCCTATGTAGAAAATATACTTAGAGCTAATCGTGGGAAAATTGCTACTGTTTATATGACATTCACTGGTCACCAACAACAAGTATTCGTCGGGTATATTATGGGAGCAGGACGTGATCATATTGTACTCAGAGATGTAAATTCAACGAAAACTTTCGTATTACTGACAATTTACCTAGACTACGTCACATTTGACGAAGAAATAGCTCTCCCTTATCAGCTTTAG
- a CDS encoding DUF423 domain-containing protein, translating into MKLFFLFGSIFAFLSIALGAFGAHGLEGKISEKSLEVWHKAVQYQMFQTGGLFIIAFLIDKYGSSTQLMWAGWLSVIGIILFSGSLYILSVSGIKILGAITPLGGLAFLVAWILVGITVMK; encoded by the coding sequence GTGAAATTATTTTTCTTGTTTGGTAGTATTTTTGCATTTTTATCTATCGCATTAGGTGCCTTTGGAGCACATGGACTTGAGGGGAAAATTTCTGAAAAATCACTAGAAGTTTGGCATAAAGCTGTTCAATATCAAATGTTCCAAACAGGTGGATTATTTATTATTGCATTTTTAATTGATAAATATGGATCATCAACTCAATTAATGTGGGCGGGATGGTTATCGGTAATAGGAATAATCTTATTCTCTGGAAGCTTATACATATTAAGTGTATCTGGCATTAAAATACTAGGTGCAATTACTCCGTTAGGAGGATTAGCATTTTTAGTTGCTTGGATCTTAGTAGGAATTACTGTTATGAAATAA
- a CDS encoding YwdI family protein: MIYLNISVEKVIQQIENELQKAKVNTQKPGQFRERIASIRSLCELLLEDESSVEVIKSVITSNVIQSIPSQPFMSQPSVMPKMDDSEQGGSLLDF; this comes from the coding sequence GTGATTTATCTGAATATCAGTGTAGAAAAAGTAATCCAGCAAATTGAAAATGAGTTGCAAAAGGCGAAAGTAAATACACAAAAGCCAGGTCAATTTCGAGAAAGAATAGCGAGTATTCGTTCTTTATGCGAGTTACTTCTTGAAGATGAGAGTAGTGTAGAGGTTATCAAAAGTGTAATAACTAGTAATGTTATTCAATCAATACCAAGTCAGCCTTTTATGTCTCAGCCGTCTGTTATGCCTAAAATGGATGATTCGGAACAAGGCGGATCATTATTAGATTTTTAA
- a CDS encoding HAD family phosphatase gives MDYKMIVLDIDDTLLTDHHVISPRTKEALLKAQDIGVKVVLASGRPTFAMHKLAEELLLHDYGSYVLSFNGGIITDYRTKNNVYECALTKDQAHELYEISKKHNVFVHTYIENDIITEQGNQYTDIEGELTGMPIKEVSSFTGHVQTDVVKLLMLEDPEKLAQVEKILQKELEGKISVMRSKPFFLELTNIEVDKGKSLNHLIQILGIRQDEVISVGDGYNDLPMIKFAGLGVAMGNAPEEIKQQADYVTATNNEDGVAQVVEKFILNNQ, from the coding sequence TTGGACTATAAAATGATTGTATTAGACATCGATGACACACTTTTGACAGATCATCATGTGATTTCTCCACGAACTAAAGAAGCTTTACTAAAAGCACAAGATATAGGTGTTAAAGTAGTATTAGCTTCTGGTAGACCAACATTTGCAATGCATAAGTTGGCAGAAGAGCTATTACTTCATGATTATGGTAGTTATGTTTTATCATTTAATGGTGGAATTATTACTGACTATCGAACTAAAAATAATGTTTATGAATGCGCATTAACAAAAGACCAAGCCCATGAACTTTACGAAATTAGTAAAAAACATAATGTGTTCGTTCATACATATATTGAAAATGATATTATTACTGAACAAGGCAATCAATACACTGATATTGAAGGCGAGCTTACAGGTATGCCTATTAAAGAAGTAAGTAGCTTCACCGGCCATGTGCAAACAGACGTAGTAAAATTATTAATGTTAGAAGACCCAGAAAAACTGGCTCAAGTTGAAAAAATTCTCCAAAAAGAGCTCGAAGGTAAAATCAGCGTCATGCGTTCGAAACCATTCTTCTTAGAACTAACGAATATTGAAGTAGATAAAGGAAAAAGCCTTAATCATTTAATTCAAATTCTAGGAATTCGCCAAGATGAAGTCATCTCTGTAGGTGACGGATATAATGACCTTCCGATGATTAAATTCGCAGGACTAGGTGTAGCGATGGGGAATGCTCCTGAAGAAATTAAGCAACAAGCAGACTATGTAACTGCCACTAATAATGAAGATGGTGTGGCACAAGTTGTTGAGAAGTTTATACTGAATAATCAATAA
- a CDS encoding uracil-DNA glycosylase yields MSLLQLSSQWREKLKLEFDKPYFKDLMRFLEEEYKNQTIYPEKDHLFQALNECSYENCKVVILGQDPYHQPGQAHGLSFSVLPGVKIPPSLRNIYKELNSDLGIDIPTSGYLNNWANQGILLLNTVLTVREGEPNSHKNKGWEVFTNTILSELNKHERPIIFVLWGKHAQAKEELITSSRHAILKAHHPSPLSASRGFFGSKPFSQINQKLEEFQMEAIDWAVK; encoded by the coding sequence ATTTCATTGCTTCAACTATCGTCACAGTGGAGAGAAAAATTAAAATTAGAATTTGACAAACCATATTTTAAAGATTTAATGCGTTTTCTAGAAGAAGAATATAAGAATCAAACTATTTATCCTGAGAAAGATCATTTATTTCAAGCGTTAAATGAATGTTCATATGAAAATTGTAAAGTAGTCATCTTAGGACAAGATCCGTACCATCAACCAGGTCAAGCGCATGGATTAAGCTTTTCTGTATTACCAGGAGTAAAAATACCACCTTCTTTAAGAAATATTTATAAAGAACTAAACAGTGATTTAGGCATAGACATCCCAACAAGTGGCTATTTAAATAATTGGGCAAACCAAGGCATCTTGTTATTGAATACAGTTCTAACAGTTCGCGAAGGTGAACCCAACTCGCATAAAAATAAAGGGTGGGAAGTATTTACAAATACAATCTTATCTGAACTAAATAAACACGAACGTCCGATTATTTTCGTTCTATGGGGAAAACACGCCCAAGCAAAAGAAGAATTAATTACAAGTAGCCGTCATGCAATATTAAAAGCCCACCATCCGAGCCCATTATCTGCTAGTAGAGGATTCTTTGGAAGTAAACCATTTTCACAAATTAATCAAAAATTAGAAGAGTTTCAAATGGAAGCAATTGATTGGGCAGTAAAATAG
- a CDS encoding putative sulfate exporter family transporter produces MGIVLKIIPGLVICLIIALVSQSLSYILPIGAATFSILIGLLIGNTVHLKSYFEGGRKFAESKLLEISIFLLGATISVQMISLLGLKGIILIVTQMCFVIIFTIWIGEKLGFGLNFSYLMASGNAVCGSSAIGATAPAIHATQEEKGLAVTLVNMMGTVLMFILPVIASVLYHSQTLPTSALIGSTLQSVGQVVASGSLVNDEVKNYATLFKLIRVVFLVFVVFSLSNIKRRNIPTEDSSEKVRIQFPWYVIGFVILCVLYSLGVLPSWAATISNNTSHLLEIIALAAIGLNVNLKRIIKQGKLLSLYALSIVGFQILLAILLIQLFY; encoded by the coding sequence ATGGGGATTGTTTTGAAGATTATTCCAGGGTTAGTTATTTGTCTTATTATCGCGCTTGTTAGTCAATCACTTTCTTATATATTGCCAATTGGAGCAGCTACTTTTTCAATTCTAATAGGGCTTTTAATCGGTAATACTGTTCACTTAAAGTCTTATTTTGAAGGCGGTAGAAAGTTTGCAGAAAGTAAATTATTGGAGATATCAATTTTTTTATTAGGAGCAACTATAAGTGTTCAAATGATTAGCTTATTGGGTTTAAAAGGCATTATTTTAATCGTAACTCAAATGTGTTTTGTGATTATTTTTACGATTTGGATCGGCGAAAAATTAGGTTTTGGATTGAACTTTAGTTATTTAATGGCAAGTGGAAATGCAGTATGTGGCTCATCAGCAATTGGTGCTACAGCTCCTGCAATTCATGCTACTCAAGAAGAAAAAGGCTTGGCTGTGACACTTGTAAATATGATGGGAACAGTCTTGATGTTTATCCTGCCTGTTATCGCTTCTGTTTTATATCACTCGCAAACTTTGCCGACTTCTGCGTTAATCGGGAGCACCTTACAATCAGTTGGACAAGTTGTTGCCAGCGGTAGTTTGGTGAACGATGAGGTAAAAAATTATGCGACTTTATTTAAATTAATTCGTGTAGTTTTTCTTGTTTTTGTAGTGTTCAGTTTATCAAATATAAAGAGAAGAAACATACCTACTGAGGACTCAAGCGAAAAAGTAAGAATCCAATTTCCTTGGTATGTAATTGGTTTTGTGATCCTGTGTGTTTTATATAGTTTAGGAGTGCTACCAAGTTGGGCTGCAACTATTTCTAATAATACAAGTCACTTGCTTGAAATTATTGCACTGGCTGCTATAGGATTGAACGTAAATCTAAAACGAATTATTAAACAAGGGAAATTACTATCTCTATACGCACTGAGTATTGTAGGCTTTCAAATACTATTAGCAATTTTATTAATTCAACTATTCTATTGA
- a CDS encoding glycosyltransferase family 2 protein → MFSLKISVVVYCYNSGENLERFHVNLSNTLKLLKDDYEIIYINDGSEDDTLLALQVVANHSNHLKYISFTRHFGREGALYAGLEHSKGEVVVLMDGSFIHPPNVILEMMDEYQKGNNHVLASKKLENSVLKKAKKGIVEKFIRKFVDPDILQNESDFRLLSRKVVNAILSMPESNRYSKGMFNWIGFKIKEIEYEITSRIINKESEVKKLDSMKRSIEYILCFNTRPLRLLTKIGLLLIGISLVIFIMMSFKVLLVGIRIPGLYTISNFIMLFGGVQLLMIGVLGEYLGKTYYEAKRRPQYIVESSSYNEE, encoded by the coding sequence GTGTTTAGTTTGAAAATATCAGTTGTAGTTTATTGTTATAACAGTGGAGAAAATTTAGAAAGATTTCACGTTAACTTATCAAATACATTAAAATTACTTAAAGACGATTATGAAATTATATATATAAACGATGGAAGTGAAGATGATACATTATTAGCACTTCAAGTTGTTGCAAACCATAGCAATCATTTGAAATATATCTCGTTTACTCGTCACTTTGGAAGAGAAGGTGCACTGTACGCTGGTCTTGAACACTCGAAAGGTGAGGTAGTCGTGTTAATGGATGGAAGCTTTATACATCCACCAAACGTTATTCTTGAGATGATGGATGAATACCAAAAGGGTAATAACCATGTACTTGCTTCAAAAAAATTAGAGAATTCAGTTCTAAAAAAAGCGAAAAAAGGCATTGTTGAGAAATTCATTAGAAAATTTGTTGATCCTGACATTTTGCAAAATGAATCTGACTTTCGTTTGTTAAGCAGAAAAGTAGTTAATGCAATTTTAAGTATGCCTGAATCAAATCGTTATTCAAAAGGTATGTTTAATTGGATTGGATTTAAAATAAAAGAAATCGAGTATGAAATCACGTCAAGAATAATTAATAAAGAGTCAGAAGTAAAGAAGCTTGATTCTATGAAAAGGTCCATTGAGTATATTCTTTGTTTTAATACGAGGCCATTGAGATTGTTAACTAAAATTGGTTTACTATTAATTGGCATTAGTCTTGTGATCTTTATTATGATGAGTTTTAAAGTACTTTTGGTAGGGATTAGAATACCTGGCTTATATACAATTTCCAATTTCATTATGTTATTTGGTGGAGTCCAACTATTGATGATTGGTGTATTAGGCGAATATTTAGGAAAGACATATTATGAAGCAAAAAGAAGACCTCAGTACATTGTAGAATCTTCAAGCTACAATGAAGAGTGA